A region from the Leptospira neocaledonica genome encodes:
- a CDS encoding metallophosphoesterase — protein MNFYFNAYSKSNFIIDVLVIITFTLFLFVFLLDKRKFIFSKEWNLSFYRRILILTLIYLVLAATIPFFLDVSSFIRVRIAWTVLTIALPILGLIHFLFSKRVSFLFVSIFLVCIKFYSEVWEPNFLDVEHIQIRSEKILSPIKIVHISDLQTDDIRDLHLEVREEANRFQPDLILFTGDVMNHVSLYPIVTSYLKEFKSNNGFFFVTGDVDHILRYTDFSSKTGSLLWDRKSKVIQIGKNKIGLIGLGLPDYRNKTLIWSLRREIPEDIYSILISHYPDSVLNQPNEKVDLILAGHTHGGQVQIPFFGPILTLSRVPRYIAAGGLNAYDNTDIIVSRGLGAEGHVAPRIRFGARPHLILLELLPANPTKETVKNGI, from the coding sequence ATGAATTTTTATTTTAATGCTTATTCTAAATCCAATTTTATAATAGATGTTCTGGTAATTATTACTTTTACCTTGTTTCTCTTTGTATTCTTATTGGATAAGAGGAAATTTATCTTTTCTAAAGAATGGAATCTTTCCTTTTATAGAAGAATTCTAATTCTTACTTTAATTTATTTGGTTCTTGCAGCTACTATACCTTTCTTTTTAGATGTAAGTTCTTTTATTCGTGTTAGGATCGCTTGGACTGTTCTAACAATCGCGCTTCCGATATTGGGATTGATTCATTTTCTATTTTCTAAGAGGGTCTCATTCTTATTCGTTTCGATCTTCTTGGTTTGTATCAAATTTTACTCTGAAGTTTGGGAACCGAATTTTTTGGATGTGGAACATATCCAAATCCGATCCGAGAAAATACTTTCGCCCATCAAGATCGTACATATTTCCGATCTGCAAACAGATGATATTAGAGATTTACATTTAGAAGTTAGAGAAGAAGCGAATCGTTTTCAGCCGGATCTGATCTTATTTACCGGAGACGTGATGAATCATGTCTCCCTATATCCGATCGTAACTTCTTATTTGAAAGAATTTAAGAGTAATAACGGATTCTTTTTTGTTACAGGCGATGTGGATCATATCTTGCGTTATACTGATTTTTCTTCTAAGACTGGATCCCTTCTTTGGGATCGAAAATCTAAGGTCATTCAGATCGGAAAAAATAAGATAGGTTTGATCGGATTAGGTTTGCCTGATTATAGGAACAAAACTTTGATTTGGAGTTTGAGAAGGGAGATTCCTGAGGATATTTATTCCATCCTGATTAGTCATTATCCGGATTCCGTTTTGAACCAACCGAATGAAAAAGTGGATCTGATTTTAGCGGGACACACTCATGGGGGGCAGGTCCAGATTCCGTTTTTCGGTCCCATCTTAACTCTTTCTCGGGTCCCTCGTTATATTGCTGCCGGGGGATTGAATGCTTACGATAATACTGATATTATAGTGAGTAGAGGTTTAGGGGCAGAAGGTCATGTGGCGCCAAGAATTCGATTTGGTGCAAGACCTCATTTGATTTTGTTGGAGCTTCTACCTGCGAATCCTACAAAAGAAACCGTGAAAAACGGGATCTAA
- a CDS encoding amidohydrolase family protein yields the protein MRIFDSHFHIIDPRFPLVPNHGFLPEPFTVSDYNKQADWLRIKGGAVVSGSFQVFDQTYLLDALSVLGKNYVGVTQLPANTKDSEILSLHNSGVRAVRFNVRRGGSEEISKIKEMGARVYDIAGWHVELYIDAKEIDEFLEEVLFSLPKVSIDHLGLSKEGFSTVLRLVEKGVRVKATGFGRTNMDIRSALVEIAEINPDALMFGTDLPSTRSPAPFTEEDLHLVTDTFEGELLQKVLYSNALEFYGVNVKV from the coding sequence ATGCGGATCTTCGATTCTCATTTTCATATCATTGATCCAAGATTTCCTTTGGTGCCTAATCATGGCTTTTTGCCGGAACCCTTTACGGTCTCGGACTATAATAAGCAAGCGGATTGGCTTAGGATCAAAGGGGGAGCAGTTGTTTCTGGTTCCTTTCAGGTTTTCGATCAAACCTATCTGTTGGATGCGCTTTCCGTATTAGGAAAAAATTATGTAGGAGTGACCCAGCTTCCTGCGAATACTAAAGATTCAGAAATTTTATCCCTTCATAATTCAGGAGTGAGGGCTGTACGATTTAATGTAAGAAGGGGAGGCTCTGAGGAAATTTCTAAGATAAAAGAAATGGGTGCCAGGGTTTATGATATAGCAGGTTGGCATGTGGAACTATATATCGATGCCAAAGAAATAGACGAATTTTTAGAAGAAGTATTATTCTCCCTACCCAAAGTTTCCATAGACCATTTAGGATTATCTAAAGAAGGATTTTCTACCGTTTTAAGATTGGTAGAAAAAGGGGTTAGAGTAAAGGCCACAGGATTCGGTAGGACCAATATGGATATAAGGTCCGCTTTAGTTGAAATTGCAGAGATCAATCCGGACGCTTTGATGTTTGGCACGGATCTTCCTTCTACCCGTTCTCCTGCTCCCTTTACGGAAGAAGATCTGCATTTAGTGACGGATACGTTCGAAGGTGAGTTATTGCAAAAAGTCTTATATTCGAATGCTCTTGAATTTTATGGTGTGAACGTAAAAGTATAA
- the ompL47 gene encoding multi-beta-barrel domain surface protein OmpL47 → MNRNPLWVLLATLLVSSAIFAQTSPGTTAPPKSTTPKAETTKPSGTERESSSGEKPDLYINSQSSFEFNSKDEGSTVDYIEYKIGSGDYTKYVSSITLVREGLTKITYRAVDKAGNKEPEKHFNVLVDNTPPSTKITPSAALIVHENTNYATKTLTYSVTAQDNLAGVQDIKISINGSEPKVYDGRPIQLEKAGVNTIKFSATDKSGNTSTDSVLAVTVDQEKPLVELFGSALVTVKDKIFVKSGNAFTIKASDTLSGIKQIFYKIDSGEWKSYADPVSVEAQGNHTIEAKSVDSVGNESEVKKIAFIVDTTPPETKIQKVDNKPSAPAPAAKPASPSASSPSTEN, encoded by the coding sequence ATGAATCGCAATCCCTTATGGGTCCTTCTAGCAACTTTGCTAGTCTCCAGCGCTATTTTCGCTCAAACTTCGCCAGGTACGACCGCTCCTCCGAAATCCACCACACCTAAGGCAGAAACTACTAAACCATCCGGAACAGAAAGAGAATCGTCGTCTGGAGAAAAACCGGATCTATATATCAATTCCCAATCATCCTTCGAATTCAACTCAAAGGATGAAGGTTCCACAGTGGATTATATCGAATACAAGATCGGATCGGGGGATTACACTAAATATGTTTCTTCCATCACATTAGTAAGAGAAGGTTTGACTAAGATCACTTATAGAGCGGTAGATAAAGCGGGAAACAAAGAGCCTGAAAAACATTTTAACGTTCTTGTTGATAATACTCCACCTTCTACCAAGATCACTCCGAGTGCGGCACTTATAGTTCATGAGAATACGAACTATGCTACAAAAACTTTGACTTATTCCGTTACCGCTCAGGATAACCTGGCAGGTGTTCAAGATATCAAAATTTCGATCAATGGTTCCGAACCAAAGGTGTATGATGGTAGACCAATCCAGTTGGAAAAAGCGGGAGTGAATACTATTAAGTTTTCTGCAACTGATAAATCCGGAAATACTTCTACTGATTCTGTTTTGGCAGTGACCGTCGACCAAGAGAAACCTTTGGTAGAACTTTTCGGTTCAGCGCTTGTTACCGTAAAAGATAAAATTTTCGTAAAAAGCGGGAACGCATTTACTATTAAAGCTTCCGATACATTATCCGGAATTAAGCAGATCTTTTACAAAATAGATTCCGGAGAATGGAAGTCCTATGCAGATCCTGTTTCCGTAGAAGCACAAGGAAATCATACGATCGAAGCTAAGTCGGTAGATTCCGTAGGTAATGAAAGCGAAGTTAAGAAGATCGCCTTTATAGTGGATACCACTCCTCCTGAAACTAAAATCCAAAAAGTGGATAATAAACCGAGCGCTCCTGCTCCGGCAGCCAAGCCTGCAAGTCCTTCTGCTTCTTCACCAAGCACAGAAAATTAG
- a CDS encoding bile acid:sodium symporter translates to MLIRTVLILLSLSSMYGLGLRIEKKELGSWSKFVPILVFAFFWNFGILPVSVFFTGKFLEIPELAFAAIFLCAASPGGASGGLFVLRAKGNPALGGMLIALLNGANTILTPLIFSIYQGGSGFNFDLFLKLFLIGTFLQGLPLLLGLLSKYFFPKFFDPIAPWVERFSTFCLVLSILLLIFQYGEFALSLGWIVWIGAAVAVGLSLLPGIFLFNSTQEVRASLSMVSGIRSLSLALLLAELHIKQSETLLTVLMYGVVMYLLSAIAAEFWNGKKKIQI, encoded by the coding sequence ATGTTAATACGGACAGTACTCATTCTTCTCTCGCTTTCCTCCATGTACGGTTTGGGATTGAGGATAGAAAAAAAAGAGTTGGGTTCTTGGTCCAAATTTGTTCCGATCTTAGTTTTTGCATTCTTTTGGAATTTCGGGATACTTCCAGTTTCCGTATTTTTTACGGGAAAATTTTTGGAAATACCTGAACTTGCATTTGCTGCGATTTTTCTTTGTGCTGCTTCTCCGGGAGGAGCTTCCGGCGGATTGTTCGTATTAAGAGCAAAAGGAAATCCAGCACTAGGCGGAATGTTAATCGCATTATTGAACGGTGCGAATACCATTTTAACCCCGTTGATCTTTTCCATTTACCAAGGTGGTTCCGGTTTTAATTTCGATCTTTTCTTAAAACTTTTTTTGATCGGAACTTTTTTGCAAGGTCTGCCATTGTTGTTGGGACTTTTAAGCAAATACTTCTTCCCTAAATTTTTTGACCCGATTGCTCCTTGGGTAGAAAGATTCAGCACTTTCTGTCTAGTATTATCAATCTTACTTTTGATCTTTCAATACGGAGAATTTGCACTAAGTTTAGGTTGGATTGTTTGGATAGGTGCTGCTGTGGCGGTAGGACTTTCTCTTCTTCCCGGGATCTTTCTGTTCAACTCCACACAAGAAGTTAGAGCTTCCTTGTCTATGGTTTCCGGGATCAGAAGCTTGTCCTTGGCTCTACTTCTTGCGGAACTTCATATCAAACAAAGTGAGACATTGCTTACCGTTCTTATGTACGGAGTCGTAATGTATTTGTTGAGTGCTATTGCTGCAGAATTTTGGAATGGAAAGAAGAAGATCCAAATATGA
- the map gene encoding type I methionyl aminopeptidase, whose product MTVRNQEDLKALQRIGKITAETLVKMREAAKPGISTKELDRIAHSYFSKFGARSAPQLMYKFPGFTCISLNTEIAHGIPNDRILKEGDLLNLDVSLELNGYFADTGFTLIVGKDDKGLRKLLDVSSEALKLALSGVRTGQKLNSIGRTIENTAKKNGYKVIRTLCGHGVGKSLHEEPFNICNYYEPRDKRILKSGQVIAVETFVSTGAEDFVEESDGWTLKTPDGSFTAQFEHSVVVTELGPIILTAA is encoded by the coding sequence ATGACGGTTCGTAATCAAGAAGATCTGAAAGCATTACAAAGAATCGGCAAGATCACTGCCGAAACCTTGGTGAAGATGAGAGAGGCTGCTAAACCTGGGATCAGCACCAAAGAACTGGATCGTATCGCTCATTCTTATTTTTCGAAATTCGGGGCGAGAAGCGCTCCTCAACTCATGTATAAATTTCCCGGATTCACTTGTATTAGTTTGAATACCGAGATCGCTCACGGAATTCCAAACGATCGTATTTTGAAAGAAGGGGACCTTCTGAATCTGGATGTTTCTTTAGAGTTAAACGGATATTTTGCGGATACCGGTTTTACTCTAATCGTTGGAAAAGACGATAAAGGTTTACGTAAACTTTTAGATGTGTCCTCCGAAGCGTTGAAACTTGCTCTTTCTGGAGTGAGAACGGGACAAAAACTGAATTCAATCGGTAGAACGATAGAAAATACTGCAAAGAAGAATGGATACAAAGTGATCCGTACCTTATGTGGGCATGGCGTAGGAAAATCACTCCATGAAGAACCATTCAATATTTGTAATTATTACGAACCAAGAGACAAACGAATTTTGAAATCGGGACAGGTAATTGCAGTGGAAACTTTTGTTTCGACCGGGGCAGAAGACTTTGTAGAAGAATCGGACGGATGGACTTTGAAAACTCCGGATGGTTCTTTTACCGCTCAATTTGAACATTCAGTTGTTGTCACAGAACTTGGACCGATTATTTTAACAGCGGCATAA
- a CDS encoding acyl-CoA thioesterase — protein sequence MELTIDKPVLSPHSFARIRFQDCDPFGHLNNARYMDYFLEARSEQLRETANFDFYEYGSNSGKSWVVSKVETQYLEPVKQNDVVKIVTRLIKLTPATIHNEYLLLDKEGSRLKAVLRAQFSFIDLQKGRPVRHDQEMMSFLGSFIFDEPGLEDGSFEDRVKQLRKQVSEGKYSQD from the coding sequence ATGGAATTGACGATAGATAAGCCGGTGCTTTCCCCTCATAGTTTTGCTAGGATACGTTTCCAAGATTGTGATCCTTTCGGTCATTTGAATAACGCGAGGTATATGGATTACTTCTTAGAGGCTCGCTCGGAACAGTTGAGGGAAACTGCCAATTTTGATTTTTATGAATATGGATCTAACTCTGGTAAGTCTTGGGTGGTTAGTAAGGTAGAGACTCAATATTTGGAACCGGTCAAACAGAACGATGTCGTAAAAATTGTGACCCGTTTGATCAAGTTGACTCCTGCAACGATCCATAACGAGTATCTGCTTTTAGATAAAGAAGGAAGTCGTTTGAAGGCAGTTTTGAGAGCTCAGTTTTCTTTTATTGATCTGCAAAAGGGACGTCCCGTTCGTCATGATCAAGAAATGATGTCTTTTTTAGGGAGCTTCATATTTGATGAGCCCGGTTTGGAAGACGGTTCATTTGAAGATAGGGTAAAACAGTTGCGGAAACAAGTATCGGAGGGAAAATATTCCCAAGACTAA
- a CDS encoding RDD family protein: MKRIFEKINIKEKHMAYASLSRRVYAQFLDFLILCPVLLPQIMVFYYHNKLVYEVFPFYTALHSLLYVGYRFVMHALFGRTLGKALAGIIVTDSGKGHLGWVRSFIRILPELALSLITIMSAVYDSRIYMAHQTEMEGLPLAGVHRILNKWNPLDNFTFWDSVLYYGISVLYIFFSHKRTALHDLFAGTTVLRYKAEEGP, encoded by the coding sequence ATGAAGCGTATATTCGAAAAAATTAATATTAAAGAAAAACATATGGCATATGCGAGTTTGAGCAGGCGAGTTTATGCTCAATTTCTGGACTTTTTGATCCTATGCCCTGTTTTGCTTCCTCAAATCATGGTTTTCTATTATCACAATAAGTTGGTATACGAGGTTTTTCCCTTCTATACTGCCTTACATTCTTTACTTTATGTGGGGTATAGATTCGTAATGCATGCGTTATTCGGTAGAACCTTGGGTAAAGCATTAGCAGGTATAATTGTGACCGATTCGGGAAAAGGGCATTTAGGATGGGTCCGGTCATTTATCAGGATTTTGCCGGAACTTGCATTATCTTTAATAACGATTATGAGCGCTGTATACGATTCCAGAATATATATGGCACACCAGACCGAGATGGAAGGTTTACCTTTGGCCGGCGTTCATAGGATCTTGAACAAATGGAACCCTTTGGATAATTTCACCTTTTGGGATTCCGTTTTGTATTATGGGATTTCAGTGCTTTATATCTTCTTTTCTCACAAAAGGACCGCTTTACACGATCTTTTTGCAGGGACCACGGTGCTTCGTTATAAAGCGGAAGAAGGCCCTTAG
- a CDS encoding glutathione S-transferase family protein — translation MRVYGTSVSGNCYKIKLFLQLLKIPYEWIETDTRKGESRTQEFLLKNPVGKVPLLELDSGEFLSESNAILYFLAKGTNFFPNDLLVQSRIFQWMFFEQYSHEPYIAVNRWLIHFQNKKDDPKISGNHIKGLDALRIMDDHLAKNQFFGSEEPSIADISLFAYTHVAEEGHFPLSDFHNLSFWIRRVREIPDFIPIY, via the coding sequence ATGAGAGTTTATGGTACCTCCGTTTCTGGGAATTGTTATAAGATTAAACTGTTCTTACAATTATTGAAAATTCCTTATGAATGGATTGAGACTGATACCAGAAAAGGTGAGAGTCGAACACAAGAGTTTCTTCTTAAAAACCCGGTTGGTAAAGTTCCTCTGTTGGAATTGGATTCAGGAGAATTCCTCTCGGAATCTAATGCGATCTTATACTTTTTAGCAAAGGGAACGAACTTCTTCCCGAACGATCTTTTGGTGCAATCTAGAATATTTCAATGGATGTTCTTCGAACAATATAGCCACGAGCCTTATATTGCTGTGAATCGTTGGCTAATACATTTTCAAAACAAAAAGGATGATCCTAAAATCTCCGGAAATCATATCAAAGGATTGGATGCTCTTCGGATCATGGACGATCATCTTGCTAAAAATCAATTCTTCGGTTCGGAGGAACCGAGCATTGCGGACATTTCTCTCTTTGCATATACACATGTGGCGGAAGAAGGTCATTTTCCTCTTTCTGATTTTCATAACCTGAGTTTTTGGATAAGAAGGGTAAGAGAGATCCCGGATTTTATTCCGATATACTGA
- a CDS encoding DUF488 domain-containing protein: MEIKIKRVYEVPSKEDGKRILVDRLWPRGISKESGKIDLWLKEISPSNELRKWYSHDPQHWAEFKKRYWAELKSNLEGLEKLKVSLDEKVITFLYSSKSLEYNNAIALKEFLSK; this comes from the coding sequence ATGGAGATAAAGATTAAAAGAGTATACGAAGTCCCTTCTAAAGAGGATGGGAAAAGAATTTTGGTGGATCGTCTTTGGCCCAGAGGGATTAGCAAGGAATCCGGTAAAATCGATCTTTGGTTGAAAGAGATCTCTCCCAGTAACGAACTTAGAAAATGGTATAGTCATGACCCGCAACATTGGGCCGAATTCAAAAAAAGATATTGGGCAGAATTAAAATCGAATCTGGAAGGATTAGAAAAATTAAAAGTTTCCTTGGATGAAAAAGTGATCACCTTTTTATATTCTTCCAAAAGTTTGGAATATAATAACGCGATCGCTCTAAAGGAATTTTTGTCGAAATAA
- a CDS encoding MarR family winged helix-turn-helix transcriptional regulator: MLSAGLSCVNFNLRRASRAVTQFYDRELEKAGLTSQRFSLLHTLGATDGLGLAELADLLVLDRTTLIRNLTPLEELGYVADVPSENKRARKVILTQKGLEALRIAYPIWEEAQAAVTEAMGEDDLKRLLKRLNSIVRKRNFKEFSKSEY, from the coding sequence ATGTTAAGCGCGGGTTTAAGTTGTGTGAACTTTAATCTGCGTAGGGCATCCCGCGCGGTCACTCAATTTTATGATAGGGAATTGGAGAAGGCGGGCCTTACTTCTCAAAGATTCAGTTTATTGCATACTCTTGGTGCCACTGATGGCCTTGGTCTCGCGGAATTAGCGGACCTTCTCGTTTTAGATAGAACTACTTTGATCCGTAATTTAACTCCTTTAGAAGAGTTAGGTTACGTTGCGGATGTCCCTTCCGAAAATAAAAGAGCTAGAAAAGTGATCTTAACGCAAAAAGGTTTGGAAGCCTTGAGAATTGCTTATCCGATCTGGGAAGAGGCACAAGCAGCGGTTACGGAAGCCATGGGAGAAGACGATCTGAAAAGATTATTAAAAAGGCTGAATTCAATCGTTCGTAAAAGGAATTTCAAAGAATTTTCCAAATCAGAATATTAA
- the bla gene encoding subclass B1 metallo-beta-lactamase, producing the protein MKYIIFPFIIFSFSVYGEGPKVQVSEIGKNIYVHTSYKLLKDGYFPSNGLVIETEEGAVLVDTAWGEEQTFELLSWVSKNLKKPVIAAIITHFHEDRAGGIEVLKKENIPTYAGIRTIAILKKEKKSLPEKTLKDKEPLVFGKTKIETLFIGAGHSEDNLVVWLSESKILFGGCLVKSIEANDIGNTKDADLKEWPKTIRKLEKTFPQISILVPGHQSWGGRESLKRTLELLEVPK; encoded by the coding sequence ATGAAATATATAATTTTTCCATTCATTATATTTTCATTTTCCGTTTATGGAGAAGGGCCTAAGGTTCAGGTCTCAGAGATAGGAAAAAATATCTATGTACATACTTCTTATAAACTTTTAAAAGACGGCTATTTTCCTTCTAACGGGCTTGTAATCGAAACGGAAGAAGGTGCGGTTCTTGTGGACACTGCTTGGGGAGAAGAACAAACTTTCGAACTTCTGAGCTGGGTTTCTAAAAATTTGAAAAAGCCTGTGATCGCAGCTATTATCACTCATTTTCATGAGGATCGAGCCGGAGGGATAGAAGTATTAAAAAAAGAAAATATTCCTACTTACGCAGGGATAAGAACGATTGCTATCTTGAAAAAGGAAAAAAAATCCCTTCCTGAAAAAACCTTAAAAGATAAGGAACCTTTAGTATTTGGCAAAACTAAGATTGAGACTTTATTTATTGGTGCTGGTCATTCCGAGGACAATTTAGTCGTTTGGCTTTCGGAATCTAAAATTTTATTTGGCGGTTGTTTGGTAAAAAGTATAGAAGCAAATGATATAGGAAACACTAAAGACGCAGATCTTAAGGAATGGCCTAAAACAATTCGCAAATTGGAAAAGACGTTTCCACAAATTTCTATCTTAGTTCCCGGCCACCAGTCTTGGGGAGGAAGAGAAAGTCTGAAGCGAACTTTGGAGTTGTTAGAAGTTCCTAAATAA
- a CDS encoding SDR family NAD(P)-dependent oxidoreductase translates to MKTKNALKTVLITGGSSGIGKELSILLYKQGYQVLVVSISKEELKLLHKECKELNSSGILETLEVDLAQTESIPKILKWISKLNLEVNILVNNAGFGLWGKSWELAPEKVDSMLLLNMNAVTRLSNEFSKRMIESKNGFILNVASTASLQPLSYMAAYAASKAYVVSFSEALGAELAPYGVKLGVLYPGTTKTNFLSVAGIHKENKKGSLGNLAYSIAMDPKDVAKVAFKAIQNEAKRSVPGFMNKAHYYSTKIFPSWIVKRLADRIFKKE, encoded by the coding sequence ATGAAAACGAAGAATGCTTTAAAAACGGTGCTCATAACCGGAGGATCTTCCGGGATAGGCAAAGAACTTTCTATCTTATTATACAAACAAGGTTATCAAGTATTAGTAGTCAGTATTTCCAAGGAAGAATTAAAACTTCTTCATAAAGAATGCAAAGAATTAAACTCTTCCGGAATATTAGAAACCTTAGAAGTGGATCTAGCTCAAACCGAAAGTATTCCTAAAATCCTAAAATGGATCTCCAAACTAAACTTAGAAGTAAATATCCTAGTGAATAATGCTGGTTTCGGACTTTGGGGGAAATCCTGGGAACTTGCTCCGGAAAAAGTGGACTCAATGCTTCTACTCAATATGAATGCGGTTACGAGACTCTCTAACGAATTTTCCAAAAGAATGATAGAGAGTAAGAATGGTTTTATATTGAATGTTGCATCCACCGCTTCTTTGCAGCCTCTCTCTTATATGGCAGCTTACGCGGCAAGTAAAGCCTATGTAGTTAGTTTCTCTGAAGCATTGGGCGCAGAACTCGCTCCGTACGGAGTCAAACTTGGAGTCTTATATCCAGGAACAACTAAGACAAATTTTCTTTCTGTCGCTGGGATCCATAAAGAAAACAAGAAAGGATCGTTAGGAAATCTCGCCTATTCTATTGCAATGGATCCTAAAGATGTGGCTAAGGTTGCATTCAAAGCGATCCAGAACGAGGCCAAAAGATCCGTTCCAGGATTTATGAATAAGGCACATTACTATTCTACGAAAATATTTCCTTCTTGGATCGTAAAAAGGTTAGCGGATCGGATCTTCAAAAAAGAATAA
- a CDS encoding LysM peptidoglycan-binding domain-containing protein, whose amino-acid sequence MAFQKFPFLISRSKLFQFFAILLISVSLIGVLAEPKKGVHEDVFEYKVKKNDTLSKIAKEFLQDPRNWKELLKYNEIPNPSLIREGTTLLIPGFLRKDTISATGEIIKPNAGPVAVADFQKGQVQFSRDFTPTGLPASWSKLSKDQLLNMDDWVQTGQGSSSKIIFTKNGTVVELREKTLTRIVKTTSESISEYKLNKDGGILELKSGYLEAKVPPKKPGDDTRKFMVVTPTAVVGVRGTELYVNAPDPENTTVGCYKGELEVSAEGKTVAVPAGFGTTVVKGQAPSKPEKLPEKVELE is encoded by the coding sequence ATGGCTTTCCAGAAATTCCCTTTTTTGATCTCCCGATCTAAACTTTTTCAATTTTTTGCAATCTTACTCATCTCCGTTTCTCTGATCGGAGTACTTGCGGAGCCTAAAAAAGGTGTACATGAAGACGTTTTCGAATATAAGGTAAAGAAAAATGATACTTTATCCAAGATCGCAAAGGAATTTCTACAAGATCCAAGGAACTGGAAAGAATTATTAAAATATAATGAAATTCCAAACCCTTCTTTGATTAGAGAAGGCACCACACTTTTGATTCCAGGCTTTTTAAGAAAGGACACCATCTCTGCTACCGGTGAAATTATAAAACCGAATGCAGGCCCTGTGGCGGTAGCCGATTTTCAGAAGGGACAGGTCCAATTCTCCAGAGATTTTACTCCGACCGGACTTCCCGCAAGCTGGTCCAAACTTTCTAAAGACCAATTATTGAATATGGACGATTGGGTCCAGACAGGACAAGGTTCTTCTTCTAAGATCATATTTACCAAAAACGGAACCGTTGTAGAACTCAGAGAAAAAACTTTAACTAGGATCGTAAAAACGACTTCTGAATCCATCTCAGAATACAAACTGAACAAGGATGGAGGAATTCTTGAACTCAAATCGGGATATCTGGAAGCAAAGGTTCCTCCTAAAAAACCGGGAGACGATACCCGCAAATTTATGGTAGTCACTCCTACAGCAGTAGTAGGAGTAAGAGGAACAGAATTATATGTTAATGCTCCAGATCCTGAAAATACTACGGTAGGATGTTACAAAGGAGAATTAGAAGTCTCCGCCGAAGGAAAAACAGTAGCGGTCCCTGCAGGATTCGGAACTACTGTGGTAAAAGGACAGGCTCCTTCCAAACCGGAAAAACTTCCCGAAAAGGTTGAGTTAGAGTGA